DNA from Papio anubis isolate 15944 chromosome 1, Panubis1.0, whole genome shotgun sequence:
TCAGAAAGGACCAGTCAGTGAGCTGACGCTTGAATGAAATGGggttcttggccgggcgtggtggctcatgcctgtaatcccaacactttgggaagctgaggcgggcggatcacgaggtcaggagatcgagaccatcctggccaacatggtgaaaccccagctctactaaaaatacaaaaattagctgggcgtggtggtgcatgcctgtaatcctagctacttaggaggctaaggcaggagaatcacttgaaccggggagtcggaggttgcagtgaactgggatcgtgccactgcactccagcctggcgacagagagagactccgtctcaaaaaaaaaaaaaaagaaatggagtttCAGCACCACTGCACCACCCTTGCAGGGGCGCCTGGTCCTGCCCCTGAGGAGTGTGTAGGTTGGGGCTGCTGGAGAGAAGCAGCCTGGGGGGCAGCCTCTCAGACCCCTGTCTTTGCCCCTTCGCACTTCGTTCTCATTGCCCTGCTCTGTCATCTTGTCTCTACTCTGTGCTCTGGGCGTTTCCCTCTGCCCCGTGGTTCCCACTCCTTGGGCTCTCATCCTGTCCTCCCAGCCTTTGCCCCCACTCTGCACCCCTCACTTTCTCTGCTGTCTTCCTCCATTCTTCTcactttgtgtcctttgacctCTGCAAGGGACCCTTCAGAGGACTTTGGGCGCCTCTCAGCCCTACAAGTGTTGTATGGGGCTAACGGGGCTGCTGGATACCCCTGTAGTGGCCTAGCAGGAAGGCTCTGAGGGTAACCTAAGAGCATGCAGCCTGGCTCCTCTCTGGGGCTCCCAGCCACCCATGGAGGCCTCGAAGTCACTATCCCTATGGGACTTAGCCTGGAGCTTGAGCCTGGAGGCTGCTTCCCCGCGGGGCCCTTAACACAAACTCAGCCAAATTGTTGTGAGCTCTGGAGGGCCCCCAGGGGTGGTGGAGATGGTGTCCCTCCAAGTTGCTCCTAAAGTACAAATCCCATGTCCTGTTAGGTTGGGGCTTCTACTTGAAATAGGGCCACCCCGGTCAGGTTTCCCTGGGAGGAACTGGCCAGTCTGCCTCCCTCCTGGGCTAACGCATGctctgggggttggggaccccagGGGGTGCCTGATAGGGTGTCTCCTGCTTCCTTGTCCTCCCAGATGGAGACCTCACAGACACGGTCAGCGGCCCCCGCTCCACAGCCTCTGACCTGACCAATAGCAAAGCCTCCACCAGGAGCCCCACCCAGCGCCAGAACCCCTTCAACGAGGAGCCGGCAGAGACCGTGTCCTCCTCTGACACCACCCCCGTGCACACCACCTctcaggagaaggaggaggccCAGGCCCTGGACCTGCCAGATGCCTGCACGGAGCTCGAGGTCATCAGGTCAGCGGGGAGGGGCCCAGAGAGGAGCTGGGGTCCTGGGGTCCAACCTGTCCACTCCCAGCATCAGCTGTTCGTCCAGGGCAGACTGGGACACTCGCCGAGGGCAGTTGCACACCTTCCTGGAAACCCTTCCCACCTCTAGGAGGTTCTTTGAGCAAGAGGAAGTGGAGGCCTGTGCTAGTCATCTCGGCTGCTGGAATAAAGGACTGCAGACGGGCGGCTTCCACAGCAGAcattctcacagctctggagcctGCAGTCCGCGGTCAGGGTGCCAGCGTGGCCAGGCTCTGATGAGGGATTCACAGATTTCCCTCTTCTCGCTGTGTCGTGGTGGGGAACAGAGAGAAAGCTCTCTAGGGTCCCTTTTATGAGGGCACTGATCCCATTCCTGAGGATCCCACCCTCaggacctcatcacctcccagcggccccacctcctgataccatcacatcaggagttaggatttcaacatagcaatttggaggggacacacacatTCACCCCACTGTAGGGCTCAAGCCCTTGGAAGCCGGTGGCACAGGCAGCGACTACGGCTGGCGTCTGGGGCCATGTCCAGGCTGCCGGGGCATTTGCTGGGTCTGCCTAAGATCAGAAAGCACCTTCAGGCTGGACTCTTTCTAAGGGAGTTCTTGGACGTTAAGATACAATTTCTGAGATTCACTGAAAGAAAAGTATCTTTGTCATATGGGCACGACATGGAAAGGAGGGACGTGGTGGGTGGCCAGCAGGGACTGTCGACCAGAGCCTCCCCAGCTCTCTGACCTCCCCGACCCCTTCTTGAAACTTCACACTGACTAAGAGAAGCCCTGTGTGCATGTCAGACTGCCCAGGCTTGCTGGCCTGAGGTGGGGGATTGCTCCCCGGTGACTGGAGCCAGGAGGCCACCCCATGGGCTGGTTCCAGTCCACAGCAGCATCATGCTCAGACCTGGGGTCCCTTAGCGAAGCCCACTCCAGCCAACCTGGAACCAGAGTGGGACCCGGAGCATGAGTCCAGAAAGCGCTGAGTACTTTCTGGGTGATTCCTCCATCATGATGCCTAAGGGAAGTGAGGTCAGCTCAGGATCCACATCCTCAGAGGGGCTGAGTGGAAGGGGCATTGTCTGACCAGCCGTGGCCTGGTTTCCTTTCCTAGTGTGCAACTAGCTCAGCTGTTCCATTAGGAGGAATTCGGAGGACCCACTCTGGGGTTCCTCTGGCCGCAGCCATCTGTGCCCAGCCCatgccacccccaccccgcctCTGCCAGCAAAGGGGGCACCTCAGGGCCTGAGCCGCTGTTGTCCCCTGAGCCAGTGCCTCCACCCAGCACTGCCTAGGACCACTGACACGCTAGCTGTGCCCTCAGAGGTTACATGGCCAGCACCACCACCGTGACCCAGCCTGGTTTTCCTCAGCACTGGACTCCTCAGGTGTTAACTGTCTGCCTGTCATTACTGTCCCAGAGTcaccaagaagaagaaaattggcaagaagaaaaagagcaGATCAGATGAGGAGGCGAGTCCACTCCACCCCGCCTGCAGCCAGAAGAAATGTGCCAAGCAAGGGGACAGTGACAGCCGCAACGGCAGCCCAAGCCTTGGGCGGGACTCGCCAGACACTACGCTTGCCTCCccccaggaggagggagaggggccgAGCAGCACCACGGAGAGCAGCGAGCGCTCCGAGCCTGGCCTGCTGATCCCCGAGATGAAGGACACCTCCATGGAGCGCCTGGGGCAGCCTCTGAGCAAGGTTATCGACCAGCTCAACGGGCAGCTGGACCCCAGCACCTGGTGCTCCCGTGCTGAGCCCCCAGACCAGTCCTTTCGGACCGGCTCTCCCGGGGATGCCCCGGAGAGGCCGCCGCTTTGCGACTTTAGTGAGGGGCTTTCAGCCCCAATGGACTTCTACCGCTTTACCGTCGAGAGTCCAAGCACTGTTACATCAGGTGGCGGCCACCATGACCCTGCAGGGCTTGGCCAACCGCTGCATGTTCCTAGTAGCCCTGAGGCTGCTGGccaagaagaagagggaggaggaggagagggacagACGCCTCGGCCCCTAGAGGATACCACGAGGGAGGCTCAGGAGCTGGAGGCCCAGCTGTCTCTGGTCAGGGAGGGGCCTGTGTCTGAGCCAGAGCCTGGGACCCAGGAGGTTCTCTGCCAGCTCAAGCGAGACCAGCCCAGCCCGTGTCTGAGTAGCGCTGAGGATTCTGGGGTGGATGAGGGACAGGGGAGCCCTTCGGAGATGGTCCATTCCTCGGAGTTCAGGTAATAAGACTGTGCGACTGGCATGGGACTCTCCCCGCCcttgaagctggggacactgcgCCTCTGACCTTCAGATAAATTAAGCACTAGGAAGACCTAGCCTGAATGAAAAGGGGTGTGAGCCTCCCTCCCTAACTTCGGCTccgggtgggaggtggaggcactACCCCCTGGCTCTGGGGTGGGGTGTGGCCTCGCCCACCTCTGCCCACCTGACACCTCGCCCTCCTGACTTGGCCCTCACAGAGTAGACAACAATCACCTGCTCCTGCTAATGATCCACGTGTTCAGAGAAAACGAAGAGCAGCTGTTCAAAGTAAGTCCTAGGAACTCAGGAGCGAGCAAGAGACCACAAGGGCGAGACGGGATGGGCCACCGCCCCCGCTGGAGCGGCAGGAGCTGCCTGCCTGACCCCTGTCTGCTTCGGCCCCTAGATGATCCGGATGAGCACCGGGCACATGGAGGGCAACCTGCAGCTGCTGTACGTGCTGCTCACAGACTGCTATGTCTACCTGCTCCGGAAAGGTGCCCGCCGCCCCCGGGCAGACAGTGGGTTGTGGATGAGGCTGACTCTCAGCCCATTTTCCCCAGTCCCCTTGCCCTCTGACTGCCTTCCGGCTGCCTGGCATGCAGTGATGGGAAGGCACCCCAAGGAAGGTGTTGCCAGCAGCCCTGAGACGTGAGCCTGGGGCTCCCTGTGTGAGCACTCCACACCATCCTCCTATTGCGGGGCAAGGAGAGGCCCCTAAGAGCGGGAGCTTTGTCTAAGAaaatggggtagggggagggaaaAGAGGCCTGTGGGGATAATAGGCCTTGGGGTCTCCTCTCTCAGGGGCCACAGAGAAGCCATACCTGGTGGAAGAGGCCGTTTCTTACAATGAACTTGACTATGTGTCGGTGAGTCCAGGCTCCGCAGTTGCGCGCCTGCTGTAGGTACAGGGCTTCTCAGGCCACTTACCCATAGAGCTGCAGGGTGAGGCACAGCCCCTTACTCATATCCCGGGGTTGGGCACCAACTTAACTCTCAGAAACGCTTCTGTACTCGATGCTGGGGGTAAGAACCAAGTTTGAGGTCGCCTCTTCCCGTGCTAGATTTCTGACCGCCCCTCCCTCACTCATGCCAGCCCCTGGCCTCTGGGGCTCTACTTGGTGGCGGCCCGGGGTGTGCTTCTTCCTTCCCAGCAAGCGCTCAGCCTGGCCACACTGCCTCCTCCACCAGGCAGCAGCCAAGCCCCAAGTGCATGCCGGGGTGTGGTTTCTGGCAGGTTGGCCTTGACCAGCAGACGGTGAAGCTGGTGTGCACCAACCGCAGGAAGCAGTTTCTGCTGGACACGGCTGATGTGGCGCTGGCTGAGTGAGTGGCAACCCCGCCCCTCTGAAGTACTGGAGAGTCCAAAGCTGCCCATACATAGGTGTGGGtgccctgggggtgggggtagggagtgGGGGATGGGAAGTGGGAGATCCAGGAGGGGAAACCAGATGCATTCCCTCTGGAACCTGCATCTGCTCAGAGAGGCAGGCAAGTAGACGAAAATCACGGGACTCGTGCGGTCAGCCCAGGTGACCTCAGCCCCTGGCGACTCTTGGGGGTGCTGGCATGAGCTGTCCgacaggaaggaaggcagagagcCATGCTGCTGGGCCAGGTGTGCCCTTGAACGCTTGCATCCTTGTCCTGGCTCAAGGTCTCACCCGTTCCAAGTCCTGCCAACCCTCCTTGTCAGTCTTCCCTCACTGTCAAAATCCAAGGCCCCTTGGCCACTGAGAACGATCAGGCCTGTTCCAGTTGTCATTTGATGACCTTAAACCTCGTCATTGCCGCACCTGCCACCCTGGTCGCTGGTTCTAGCCAGGCCCCTCCCCCAAGTTTCTGTGACCCCCTCCAGGCCAGGAAGGCTCAAGACTCAGCCCTGTGCAGCTGTGGCCCTGTTCTCAGGCCTCTAACCACACACCCCACTCCCTGTGTAGGTTCTTTTTGGCTTCTTTGAAGTCAGCCATGATCAAAGGCTGTCGAGAACCACCCTACCCCAGCATCCTGACGGATGCCACCATGGAGAAGCTGGCACTGGCCAAATTTGTGGCCCAAGAATCGAAGTGTGAGGTAAGAACCTGAGGAGGAAGCTGGGTGCAGCCCCTGAGATGGCAGAGCAGCAGCCATGAAGGTTAAGGGATGCACATAGATGTCTTTGCCATCTTCACAATCGCCTACCTGGGTGGGACGGGACGGGGCTTTCCCATCCTGGACGGGAGGAAGGTCATGTCCACCTTCCTACTTGGGTTGTGTCCTAAGGTTAAAACACCCTTGCtcggcagggcgtggtggttcacgcctgtaatcccagcactttgggaggccgaggcaggcagatcacctgaggtcaggagttcgagaccagcctcaccaaaatggtgaaaccccgtctctactaaaagtacaaaaattagccagacgtggtggcgggcgcctgtaatcccagctactcgggaggctgaggcaggagaatcgcttgaacctgggaggtggaggttgcggtgagtagagattgtaccactgcactccagcctgggtgacggagcgagactcagtccccaaaaaaaaaacaaaacccttgcTCTTGGCTACCCCAGGTGCCATCAGTGAGCCCAGTCCGGGCTCAGCCACCTGCCTGGCCCCGGCCTTACTTGCTTTGTTCCCTGTCTCCCCAACCCAGGCATCTGCTGTCACCGTGCGCTTCTACGGCCTTGTGCACTGGGAGGACCCCACAGATGAGTCCCTGGGCCCTGCCCCCTGCCACTGCTCACCCCCCGAGGGCACCATCACCAAAGAAGGCATGCTGCACTACAAGGCGGGCACCTCCTACCTGGGCAAGGAACACTGGAAGACGTGCTTTGTGGTTCTCAGGTGGGAGCCCTGGCAGCTCCAGGCCTGGGGCTTGGGCCCTGGGGTGGCTGGGCGGTCAGGTCCCCAGCAGGGATCTCTCTGCAGCAGGTCACTTAGGGAGCAGCCTGAGAAGAGGACGCTTCTCTTCCCTATAAGAGCTTGGAGTCGACCTAGCTCAGGCTGTTAGAGCGTCTCTGTACAGCCAGTCATCTTCGGGGCCCAGGAATCCCTGAGTGCCTCAGGGGAGGACGCAGGCTTGGTCCCTCTGATGAACCTTGAGCTGTGTCCCAGGTCTGCTGAGGTGGCCACGTTCCCTGCTGGGCCCCCAGGGCTTTCTTCACCCTCCCTTCTGTAGATGACAGCTCCTGGCCTCCTTTGCCTCAGGTTCATGGCCACAGCATGTGTGTGGGAGGGGAACCCTGGGACTTGGGCTCTGCCTGGCCCCAGTTCCTGGGACAGGGCTCACTCGCCCTGTTTTGTGTCCCTGCAGCAATGGGATCCTCTACCAGTACCCGGACCGCACCGATGTCATCCCTCTGCTCTCAGTGAACATGGGGTGAGTGTCCCGGGAGAAGGGGGTGTGTCCTGGGGCCCAGAGCTGCCGTCTCCCTCGTTCGAGATGTCCTCCCCACTTGGCAGTTCAGCCTCGCCCTCAGCCCCACCCGATCCAGCGGCCCTGACAGGTGGCCTGGGGCTTCCATGATCTGAATGCTGCAAGGAGCCTACAGGAGGGGATGAGGGAGGCAGCAAGGAGCTCCTGGCTTAGAACAGGTCCAGTCTGATGGGGGAGGCAGGCCCTTCCCCAGAAGCTCCCGGCCTGATGGGAGATGGACATTCGGGTAATCGGAAGGAACAGCGGGCCCTCAAGAGGCAGCAGGCATGAATGAATGAGGCCGATTCTGAGGGCCAGAGGGACAGCTGATTCCCAGCCCCACCTGGCCATGCTTGGGGATTTAGAAGACCTTGGGCATTCTGGAGATGAAAGGTGTTACACAGAAAGGTGGTGGGTGGGGCTCCCAGACTTCTCCTGGGAGCTGGAGGGGCCTGGAGAGCCCTCTGGTATCCTCCAGCCCCCAGGACGGTGGGACAGACCCTGTGCCACACACCCTGCACCAACCCTGGGGGCTGCCCCTCGATGCTGTCCCTGCCTTCTCGCTCCCGTTTCACCCTCCTCCTCTGGCCCAGGGGGGAGCAGTGCGGTGGCTGCCGGAGAGCCAACACCACGGATCGGCCCCACGCCTTCCAGGTCATTCTCTCCGACCGGCCCTGCCTGGAGCTGAGTGCCGAGAGTGAGGCCGAGATGGCCGAGTGGATGCAGCACCTCTGCCAGGCTGTGTCCAAAGGGGTGAGCTTTGCCTGCCCCCACTGCTCACCTGGCCTGCCTCACCCACCCAGACCCCCAGCGTCCCATCTCTAAACCCAGAGTCACAGAGCAACCTGAGGGCCAAGACCTGCAGGGGGCAGCCCAGGAATGGACCCTGGAGCTCAGGGGCatcactcccctccccacctctacTCCTGATCCCTGGAGGGAGAGCAGAAGGGCTGGCTGGGTCCCCTGGAGTGGGGAGTTCTGGTGCAGACCAGCCCTGGAGGCCCCAGCCTGCCTCTCCCCTGCCCCGCTGCCAGGTCATCCCTCAGGGCGTAGCTCCCAGCCCCTGCATCCCCTGCTGCCTGGTCCTCACCGATGACCGCCTCTTCACGTGCCATGAGGACTGCCAGACCAGCTTCTTCCGCTCTCTGGGCACAGCCAAGCTGGGCGACATCAGCGCTGTCTCCACTGAGCCGGGCAAGGAGTACTGTGTCTTggtgagctgggggtgggggcggggatgCAGGTCCTGCAGAAGGAAAGCTCTGACTGCTCACCGGGGGCCTGGCTCTCCCTAGGAGTTCTCCCAGGACAGCCAGCAACTCCTTCCGCCCTGGGTCATCTACCTGAGCTGCACTTCTGAACTGGACCGATTGCTGTCTGCACTGAACTCTGGGTGGAAAGCCATTTATCAGGTACCCAGCTGCCCAGGAACCCCATTAGCCAGGGACCCTGTGGAGTGGGAGCCACTCCCTGGGGAGACGAACCCTAGCTGCTCCCAGGACCTGGCCCTGCCTCTAGGGTCCTGGGCACAGCCATGTACCAGGGTACTCCTGCCTCAGACCTGGGGGTGAGTGCCTGCTGCTCTTGAAACAAACCCAGGAGAGTCCTCGCTGTCCTTACTGCCTCTTGCTGTACCGTCCCCTCCTCGGCTGGCCAGAGGGTGACAAGCCTGCCAGGCCAGGAGGCCCTCAAGCGACTCAGCACTGCTGCCTCAAGGGCCTGGGAGGGAAGGG
Protein-coding regions in this window:
- the PLEKHM2 gene encoding pleckstrin homology domain-containing family M member 2 isoform X3 encodes the protein MEPREVKDRILENISLSVKKLQSYFAACEDETPAIRNHDKVLQRLCEHLDHALLYGLQDLSSGYWVLVVHFTRREAIKQIEVLQHVATNLGRSRAWLYLALNENSLESYLRLFQENLGLLHKYYVKNALVCSHDHLTLFLTLVSGLEFIRFELDLDAPYLDLAPYMPDYYKPQYLLDFEDRLPSSVHGSDSLSLNSFNSVTSTNLEWDDSAIAPSSEDYDFGDVFPAVPSVPSTDWEDGDLTDTVSGPRSTASDLTNSKASTRSPTQRQNPFNEEPAETVSSSDTTPVHTTSQEKEEAQALDLPDACTELEVIRVDNNHLLLLMIHVFRENEEQLFKMIRMSTGHMEGNLQLLYVLLTDCYVYLLRKGATEKPYLVEEAVSYNELDYVSVGLDQQTVKLVCTNRRKQFLLDTADVALAEFFLASLKSAMIKGCREPPYPSILTDATMEKLALAKFVAQESKCEASAVTVRFYGLVHWEDPTDESLGPAPCHCSPPEGTITKEGMLHYKAGTSYLGKEHWKTCFVVLSNGILYQYPDRTDVIPLLSVNMGGEQCGGCRRANTTDRPHAFQVILSDRPCLELSAESEAEMAEWMQHLCQAVSKGVIPQGVAPSPCIPCCLVLTDDRLFTCHEDCQTSFFRSLGTAKLGDISAVSTEPGKEYCVLEFSQDSQQLLPPWVIYLSCTSELDRLLSALNSGWKAIYQVDLPHTAIQEASNKKKFEDALSLIHSAWQRSDSLCRGRASRDPWC
- the PLEKHM2 gene encoding pleckstrin homology domain-containing family M member 2 isoform X2; protein product: MEPREVKDRILENISLSVKKLQSYFAACEDETPAIRNHDKVLQRLCEHLDHALLYGLQDLSSGYWVLVVHFTRREAIKQIEVLQHVATNLGRSRAWLYLALNENSLESYLRLFQENLGLLHKYYVKNALVCSHDHLTLFLTLVSGLEFIRFELDLDAPYLDLAPYMPDYYKPQYLLDFEDRLPSSVHGSDSLSLNSFNSVTSTNLEWDDSAIAPSSEDGDLTDTVSGPRSTASDLTNSKASTRSPTQRQNPFNEEPAETVSSSDTTPVHTTSQEKEEAQALDLPDACTELEVIRVTKKKKIGKKKKSRSDEEASPLHPACSQKKCAKQGDSDSRNGSPSLGRDSPDTTLASPQEEGEGPSSTTESSERSEPGLLIPEMKDTSMERLGQPLSKVIDQLNGQLDPSTWCSRAEPPDQSFRTGSPGDAPERPPLCDFSEGLSAPMDFYRFTVESPSTVTSGGGHHDPAGLGQPLHVPSSPEAAGQEEEGGGGEGQTPRPLEDTTREAQELEAQLSLVREGPVSEPEPGTQEVLCQLKRDQPSPCLSSAEDSGVDEGQGSPSEMVHSSEFRVDNNHLLLLMIHVFRENEEQLFKMIRMSTGHMEGNLQLLYVLLTDCYVYLLRKGATEKPYLVEEAVSYNELDYVSVGLDQQTVKLVCTNRRKQFLLDTADVALAEFFLASLKSAMIKGCREPPYPSILTDATMEKLALAKFVAQESKCEASAVTVRFYGLVHWEDPTDESLGPAPCHCSPPEGTITKEGMLHYKAGTSYLGKEHWKTCFVVLSNGILYQYPDRTDVIPLLSVNMGGEQCGGCRRANTTDRPHAFQVILSDRPCLELSAESEAEMAEWMQHLCQAVSKGVIPQGVAPSPCIPCCLVLTDDRLFTCHEDCQTSFFRSLGTAKLGDISAVSTEPGKEYCVLEFSQDSQQLLPPWVIYLSCTSELDRLLSALNSGWKAIYQVDLPHTAIQEASNKKKFEDALSLIHSAWQRSDSLCRGRASRDPWC
- the PLEKHM2 gene encoding pleckstrin homology domain-containing family M member 2 isoform X1; the encoded protein is MEPREVKDRILENISLSVKKLQSYFAACEDETPAIRNHDKVLQRLCEHLDHALLYGLQDLSSGYWVLVVHFTRREAIKQIEVLQHVATNLGRSRAWLYLALNENSLESYLRLFQENLGLLHKYYVKNALVCSHDHLTLFLTLVSGLEFIRFELDLDAPYLDLAPYMPDYYKPQYLLDFEDRLPSSVHGSDSLSLNSFNSVTSTNLEWDDSAIAPSSEDYDFGDVFPAVPSVPSTDWEDGDLTDTVSGPRSTASDLTNSKASTRSPTQRQNPFNEEPAETVSSSDTTPVHTTSQEKEEAQALDLPDACTELEVIRVTKKKKIGKKKKSRSDEEASPLHPACSQKKCAKQGDSDSRNGSPSLGRDSPDTTLASPQEEGEGPSSTTESSERSEPGLLIPEMKDTSMERLGQPLSKVIDQLNGQLDPSTWCSRAEPPDQSFRTGSPGDAPERPPLCDFSEGLSAPMDFYRFTVESPSTVTSGGGHHDPAGLGQPLHVPSSPEAAGQEEEGGGGEGQTPRPLEDTTREAQELEAQLSLVREGPVSEPEPGTQEVLCQLKRDQPSPCLSSAEDSGVDEGQGSPSEMVHSSEFRVDNNHLLLLMIHVFRENEEQLFKMIRMSTGHMEGNLQLLYVLLTDCYVYLLRKGATEKPYLVEEAVSYNELDYVSVGLDQQTVKLVCTNRRKQFLLDTADVALAEFFLASLKSAMIKGCREPPYPSILTDATMEKLALAKFVAQESKCEASAVTVRFYGLVHWEDPTDESLGPAPCHCSPPEGTITKEGMLHYKAGTSYLGKEHWKTCFVVLSNGILYQYPDRTDVIPLLSVNMGGEQCGGCRRANTTDRPHAFQVILSDRPCLELSAESEAEMAEWMQHLCQAVSKGVIPQGVAPSPCIPCCLVLTDDRLFTCHEDCQTSFFRSLGTAKLGDISAVSTEPGKEYCVLEFSQDSQQLLPPWVIYLSCTSELDRLLSALNSGWKAIYQVDLPHTAIQEASNKKKFEDALSLIHSAWQRSDSLCRGRASRDPWC